A window from Schistosoma haematobium chromosome 1, whole genome shotgun sequence encodes these proteins:
- a CDS encoding hypothetical protein (EggNog:ENOG410W11Z), translating into MDLTGPHYREPDRSYLHQQKFRRTMEDVRTRRGVDIDSHHHLVVANLKLKLKKNWTTGQTALQRFNIAFLRDTDKLNEFKIALNNRFQALQDLLKEEETTMEDN; encoded by the coding sequence atggatctcaccggaccacactacagagaaccagatagatcatatctgcatcaacaaaaattccgaaggacaatggaagatgtgagaaccaggagaggagttGACATAGATTCacatcaccacctagttgtggccaatttaaaactgaagctaaagaaaaactggacaactggacaaacagcactacaaaggttcaatatagccttccttcgagatactgacaaactcaacgaattcaagatagctctcaacaacaggttccaagccttacaggatctactgaaggaagaagaaactactatggaggacaactga